Within the Butyrivibrio sp. AE3004 genome, the region TAATTTATGTATACAAAAAAAATTCGGTCAAAATTTTCTTATTGATGATTCTGTTTTGTCAAAAACCGTGGAAGCTGCTAGCGTAAGTAAAGATGATACAGTTCTTGAAATAGGCCCCGGTATTGGTACTATGACACAATATATTGCAGAAAAAGCCGGGAAGGTCATAGCCATAGAAATCGACAAAATGCTAATTCCCATTCTTTCAGACACTTTATCTTCCTACAACAATATAAAAGTTATTAATGAAGACGTCTTGAAAGTTGATATAAACAAGATTGTTCAGGAAGAGAATGATGGTAAACCAATAAAAGTTGTTGCTAATCTTCCATATTATATAACTACACCAATTATTATGAATCTTCTCGAAAACGAGCTTCCGATCGAAAGCATAACTGTAATGGTTCAAAAAGAAGTAGCTGACAGAATAGCAACGTCTCCCGGATCTAAGGATTATGGTGCTCTTTCTCTTGCTGTACAGTTTTATACAGAGCCAACTATGGTACAGATTGTTCCACCTCACTGTTTTATCCCACAACCCGGTGTCGATTCTGCTGTTATACATTTAAAATGTCACAAAAATCCTCCTGTTGATGTTATTGATTCCAAATTTATGTTCTCAGTTATAAGATCTGCTTTTGCACAAAGACGGAAAACATTATCAAATGGTGTGGCAAACGGTAATATAGGTATTACAAGGGATCAGGTTGTAGCTGCACTGGAACAGATGAATTTAAATCCATCTATACGAGGTGAAAAACTCAGTTTGCAGGATTTTGCAACCCTTTCCAATATCCTGTATTCTTTTATAAAATAGCAGTATTTTATTTAAATGAATCTAATTATTCTTATTGTTTAGGAGAAAAAATGATTTTTGAAACGCATGCTCATTACGATGATGAGGCCTTTGATACCGACAGAGATTCTCTTTTGTCATCCATGCAGTCTAACGGAATTGGTACTATAGTAAATGCTACTGCCAGTAAATATACAATAGAAAAATCTGTGGAACTATCAAAAAAATATCCTTTTATTTACACTACAATCGGGGTTCATCCCAATGATTGCGATGAAATGGATGAAGCTGAACTAAATTGGCTTGAACAAATGTGTTCCTATGAAAAAGCTGTAGCTGTAGGTGAAATTGGTCTTGATTATCATTATGATGAGCCTTCTGTAGATTTACAAAAAAAATGGTTTGAAGCTCAAATTGAGCTTGCAAGAAAAGTTAAATTGCCAATGATCATTCACTCCCGTGATGCTGCAAAAGATACTCTGGATATAATGAAAAGATTAAAAGCTGAGGAAATAGGGGGCGATATCCATTGCTATTCCTACTCTCGTGAAGTAGCAAGAGAATATCTGAATATGGGTTTTTTCATTGGTGTTGGCGGTGTGATTACCTTCAAGAACGGGCGAAAGCTGCGTGAAGTAGTTGAATATGCTCCCATTGAACAGCTTGTTATAGAAACCGACTCTCCATATCTTTCACCCGAACCATTTAGAGGAAAACGTAATTCCTCACTTAATC harbors:
- the rsmA gene encoding 16S rRNA (adenine(1518)-N(6)/adenine(1519)-N(6))-dimethyltransferase RsmA, translating into MPTLGCVSGTRAVIEKYNLCIQKKFGQNFLIDDSVLSKTVEAASVSKDDTVLEIGPGIGTMTQYIAEKAGKVIAIEIDKMLIPILSDTLSSYNNIKVINEDVLKVDINKIVQEENDGKPIKVVANLPYYITTPIIMNLLENELPIESITVMVQKEVADRIATSPGSKDYGALSLAVQFYTEPTMVQIVPPHCFIPQPGVDSAVIHLKCHKNPPVDVIDSKFMFSVIRSAFAQRRKTLSNGVANGNIGITRDQVVAALEQMNLNPSIRGEKLSLQDFATLSNILYSFIK
- a CDS encoding TatD family hydrolase — translated: MIFETHAHYDDEAFDTDRDSLLSSMQSNGIGTIVNATASKYTIEKSVELSKKYPFIYTTIGVHPNDCDEMDEAELNWLEQMCSYEKAVAVGEIGLDYHYDEPSVDLQKKWFEAQIELARKVKLPMIIHSRDAAKDTLDIMKRLKAEEIGGDIHCYSYSREVAREYLNMGFFIGVGGVITFKNGRKLREVVEYAPIEQLVIETDSPYLSPEPFRGKRNSSLNLPYIVQKIAEIKGISAEQVIEITENNAKRLYRL